Proteins encoded within one genomic window of Polaribacter sp. NJDZ03:
- a CDS encoding microtubule-binding protein: protein MSEDFDLLETSANKKTETVDVNWGKAIDTMKSKLAQEDDPESRQKILNATLDDVVHMAEKDRSTLLDAIKDLTDYQDEVGIMFEKFSALNPSEQKVIDDAQKGLERARIELEDAQNKADTWWNNLWGRKSKIKKEEVEFAAAEKLRAGADNQAKALFQQRIESADIQTLLSELSYKSQAAVTRLKNREVEIKEVEEKLKDAIVEASKNHTRALAKKKEVEDQLEEQYALLKQSRQELEEIADKQSTAYSEAIGKMTAIEQKVEELEGLKNAYTTLAASKDSFVHKHNLTIKVLTSLRSNLQTHRAKLKSDTEERLKYYDGYVVALKARTDQEFAAILEHLGVKTDEHIGETLASMHSASARARQEMMDNIPVHEKVMTGVYSSYAEALHEIREKDIDIQKNFADRYGIDMKEIFEDYYKADATAPKGDDAPAAKPKAATSNDDLLS from the coding sequence ATGTCAGAAGATTTTGATTTACTAGAAACGAGTGCCAACAAAAAAACGGAAACAGTAGATGTAAACTGGGGAAAAGCAATTGACACCATGAAATCTAAATTGGCACAAGAAGACGATCCAGAATCTCGCCAAAAAATACTGAACGCAACCTTAGATGATGTTGTGCACATGGCAGAAAAAGACAGAAGTACACTTTTAGATGCTATTAAAGACCTAACAGATTACCAAGACGAAGTTGGTATCATGTTCGAGAAATTTTCGGCTTTAAATCCATCAGAACAAAAAGTGATTGACGATGCTCAAAAAGGATTAGAGAGAGCTAGAATAGAATTAGAAGATGCTCAAAATAAAGCAGATACTTGGTGGAACAATTTATGGGGAAGAAAATCGAAGATTAAAAAAGAAGAAGTAGAATTTGCAGCAGCAGAAAAATTACGTGCAGGTGCAGATAATCAAGCAAAAGCATTGTTTCAGCAACGTATAGAAAGTGCCGATATTCAGACTTTGTTAAGCGAGCTTTCCTACAAATCTCAAGCAGCCGTAACCCGACTTAAAAATAGAGAAGTAGAAATTAAAGAAGTAGAAGAAAAGTTAAAAGATGCCATTGTTGAGGCATCTAAAAATCATACCAGAGCGTTAGCAAAAAAGAAAGAAGTAGAAGATCAATTAGAAGAGCAATATGCATTGTTAAAGCAATCTCGTCAAGAATTAGAAGAAATTGCAGATAAACAATCTACCGCTTATTCAGAGGCGATTGGCAAAATGACCGCAATTGAGCAAAAAGTAGAGGAGCTAGAAGGGCTTAAAAATGCCTACACAACCTTAGCGGCAAGTAAAGATAGCTTTGTGCACAAGCATAATTTAACTATTAAAGTATTGACTTCTTTACGTTCTAATCTACAAACCCACAGAGCAAAATTAAAGTCGGATACCGAAGAAAGATTAAAGTATTACGATGGTTATGTGGTGGCGTTAAAGGCAAGAACAGATCAAGAATTTGCAGCAATTTTAGAACATTTAGGTGTTAAAACCGATGAACATATAGGAGAAACGTTAGCATCTATGCATTCTGCAAGTGCCAGAGCCCGTCAAGAAATGATGGACAATATTCCGGTACACGAAAAAGTTATGACAGGTGTTTACAGCTCGTACGCAGAGGCTTTGCACGAAATTAGAGAGAAAGATATCGACATTCAAAAGAACTTTGCAGACCGTTACGGAATAGACATGAAAGAGATTTTCGAAGACTATTACAAAGCAGATGCAACTGCACCAAAAGGTGATGATGCTCCGGCAGCAAAACCAAAAGCAGCTACTTCTAATGATGATTTGTTAAGTTAA
- a CDS encoding ribbon-helix-helix domain-containing protein, with amino-acid sequence MATFTSSLPDSLLEKLSVLAKELQLPKNRLIENALELYLEQVEKASYIKSYQQAATDKDILKVAEEGMQEYFTELNDADAN; translated from the coding sequence ATGGCAACATTTACATCTTCTTTACCAGATAGTCTTTTAGAAAAATTATCTGTTTTGGCAAAAGAGTTACAACTTCCTAAAAATAGGCTCATAGAAAATGCTTTAGAACTGTATTTAGAGCAAGTAGAAAAAGCGAGTTATATAAAATCGTATCAACAAGCAGCTACAGATAAAGATATTTTAAAGGTTGCAGAAGAAGGGATGCAAGAGTATTTTACAGAACTTAACGATGCAGATGCGAACTAA
- a CDS encoding type II toxin-antitoxin system PemK/MazF family toxin, whose translation MKQGEIWELYLNPVKGSEQSGRRPAVIISGNMLNKHLQVVIVCPLTTSVKNYKGNLIINPNEINGLTKISEVLTFHVRSVSKTRLDKKIGKIPLKDIEVIKKTLNDILKF comes from the coding sequence ATGAAGCAAGGAGAAATTTGGGAACTGTATTTAAACCCTGTAAAAGGAAGTGAGCAAAGTGGCAGAAGACCCGCAGTTATTATAAGTGGTAATATGTTAAACAAACATTTACAAGTTGTAATTGTTTGTCCGTTAACCACAAGTGTGAAAAATTATAAAGGAAATTTAATTATCAACCCAAATGAAATAAACGGGTTGACTAAAATTTCTGAAGTATTAACGTTTCACGTTCGTTCGGTTTCAAAAACCAGATTGGATAAAAAAATAGGTAAAATTCCATTAAAAGATATTGAAGTAATTAAAAAAACTTTAAACGATATTCTTAAATTTTAA
- a CDS encoding AAA family ATPase — protein MQKNSTFPIKQNELDMLRDEASGYLKSIQWEQSARAKNKDKDAKDESILLYLSRANSGSNVEVTSVSKTILALKKRLLPDSIAIPVYLNQTLYAVQEGLTLGIWIKDNYYDSSGLSSLHERKSALDSQGKREFESKMQTATAFQLFATSYKILHDLKPHASDDLSVMKQKFAGIPEVSLLSPLKGIACSLFYFDKYLGHPEIVKSDKDVIDFTVVFYEALIDEIQLRKSSLEYTETIVDRTYKLEKSDFAVSGWDNVFSGTAKSIAFNKIQFEQIVGNKDAKHFARRLTERMLSYDFDAKKNPFQELGGFMPVFMGYGIPGTGKSMLIAAIATRLKEHADNLEIPFLFHPMPDTLISTFQGGSAEKMVEWMKPMQDPTKLIFAPIDDAENNLQERTTQGVSAGVKEVIGVFLRYTEGAYAVNYGNSSIGLFTNLPEMLDKAVISRVQGRFKIDGARTEHDFLDQDYIWWKKLEKTMPDFVNMQNPANYQFLKDQGLSKNMGDVLGSVEKPSEARVLEAYDKAEKLHKTTDHQFFSSLYKEIQHIFPFFSSRDIRNIQSAISLRLTDFDLEQDWFENPETYFKQKYETKFNMLQELMKSNMKGLNFSEIRRQEVVRYLDNVATIADTDFKRKVDARVNQMNIDLEARKTFDHGK, from the coding sequence ATGCAAAAAAACTCAACTTTCCCAATAAAACAAAACGAATTAGATATGCTCAGAGATGAAGCTTCTGGTTATTTAAAAAGTATTCAATGGGAACAAAGTGCTAGAGCAAAAAATAAAGACAAAGACGCAAAAGACGAATCAATTTTATTGTATTTGTCGAGAGCTAATTCTGGAAGCAATGTAGAGGTTACTTCAGTTTCTAAAACTATTTTAGCTTTAAAAAAGCGCTTATTACCAGATTCAATTGCAATTCCTGTGTATTTGAATCAGACTTTGTATGCAGTGCAAGAAGGACTCACTTTAGGAATTTGGATTAAAGATAATTATTATGATTCGTCTGGTTTATCATCTTTACACGAACGAAAATCTGCTTTAGATTCTCAAGGAAAAAGAGAGTTTGAAAGTAAGATGCAAACAGCAACAGCTTTTCAATTATTTGCGACTTCCTATAAAATTTTACACGATTTAAAACCACATGCTTCAGATGATTTATCTGTGATGAAGCAAAAGTTTGCGGGAATTCCAGAAGTTTCGCTTTTATCACCTTTAAAAGGAATAGCATGTTCTTTGTTTTATTTCGATAAATATTTAGGACATCCAGAGATTGTAAAATCCGACAAAGATGTGATAGATTTTACGGTGGTTTTTTACGAGGCTTTAATTGATGAAATTCAACTTAGAAAAAGCAGTTTAGAATACACAGAAACCATTGTAGATAGAACGTATAAATTAGAAAAATCTGATTTTGCTGTTTCAGGTTGGGACAATGTTTTTTCGGGAACCGCTAAAAGTATAGCCTTTAATAAAATTCAGTTCGAGCAAATTGTAGGGAATAAAGATGCCAAACATTTTGCACGTAGATTAACAGAAAGAATGTTGAGTTACGATTTTGATGCAAAGAAAAATCCGTTTCAGGAATTAGGCGGTTTTATGCCAGTTTTTATGGGGTATGGAATCCCAGGAACGGGAAAATCCATGTTAATTGCGGCGATAGCAACACGACTAAAAGAACATGCAGATAATTTAGAGATTCCGTTTTTATTTCATCCAATGCCAGACACGTTGATTTCTACTTTTCAAGGAGGATCTGCAGAAAAAATGGTAGAATGGATGAAGCCAATGCAAGACCCAACAAAATTAATTTTTGCACCTATTGACGATGCAGAAAATAATTTACAAGAAAGAACTACACAAGGAGTTTCTGCCGGAGTAAAAGAAGTAATCGGAGTTTTCTTACGATACACAGAAGGTGCTTATGCTGTAAATTATGGAAATTCGTCTATCGGATTATTTACCAATTTACCAGAAATGTTAGACAAGGCAGTTATTTCTCGAGTACAAGGTAGATTCAAAATTGATGGAGCAAGAACAGAACACGATTTTCTAGATCAAGATTATATTTGGTGGAAAAAGTTAGAAAAAACAATGCCAGATTTTGTGAATATGCAAAACCCAGCTAATTATCAGTTTTTAAAAGACCAAGGATTGTCAAAAAATATGGGAGATGTTTTGGGTTCTGTAGAAAAACCATCTGAAGCAAGAGTTTTAGAAGCGTACGATAAAGCAGAAAAACTTCATAAAACGACAGATCATCAGTTTTTTTCGAGTCTATATAAAGAAATTCAACATATATTTCCTTTCTTTTCATCAAGAGATATTAGAAATATTCAATCTGCAATTTCATTGCGATTAACAGATTTCGATTTAGAACAAGATTGGTTTGAAAATCCGGAAACTTACTTCAAACAGAAATATGAAACCAAGTTTAATATGTTGCAAGAATTGATGAAAAGCAACATGAAAGGATTAAATTTTTCTGAAATAAGAAGACAAGAAGTCGTACGTTATTTAGACAATGTAGCCACGATTGCAGATACAGATTTTAAGAGAAAAGTAGATGCGAGAGTCAACCAAATGAATATCGATTTAGAAGCAAGAAAAACATTTGATCATGGAAAGTAA
- a CDS encoding NUDIX domain-containing protein — translation MESNRIKDIEKTLLSDNYYTLNKFKFKYQMSDGSWVNQMREVYERGHGAGILLYNTTKKTVVLIKQFRLPTLLHDNKDGFLIEIPAGLLDLDNPEQCVIRETEEEVGIRLKSVKKVYEGYSSPGVLTEKMHFFVAEYTDDMKVSEGGGLESETEDIEVLEILFTEAVRMLNEGEIVDTRTIVLLQYAIIHKLIN, via the coding sequence ATGGAAAGTAATCGAATAAAAGATATAGAAAAGACATTATTGTCAGATAATTATTACACGTTAAATAAATTCAAGTTTAAGTATCAAATGTCTGATGGAAGTTGGGTAAACCAGATGCGAGAAGTTTATGAGCGTGGTCATGGAGCAGGAATCTTATTGTACAATACCACTAAAAAAACGGTAGTTTTAATCAAGCAATTCAGATTGCCGACTCTTTTACATGATAATAAAGACGGATTTTTAATTGAAATTCCTGCTGGATTATTAGATTTAGATAATCCAGAACAATGTGTCATAAGAGAAACAGAAGAAGAGGTTGGAATCCGTTTAAAATCCGTCAAAAAAGTATATGAAGGCTATTCATCACCGGGAGTTTTAACCGAAAAAATGCACTTTTTTGTTGCTGAATATACAGACGATATGAAGGTGAGTGAAGGTGGAGGTTTAGAAAGTGAAACAGAAGATATTGAAGTTTTAGAAATTCTGTTTACCGAAGCTGTAAGAATGTTAAATGAAGGTGAAATAGTAGATACAAGAACCATTGTGTTGTTGCAATATGCTATTATTCATAAATTGATAAATTAA
- a CDS encoding DUF6638 family protein, whose translation MQKLIKAKLYRSESISVSGKLVERYNKCLIKLGFTATKLTSFTIDGVGWSPEIAEEKGVSFYLNNGEANTYAIIITPKQKGLPVYNPFNSFDRELMKMVFKKHEKTINDITRDSAVCVEFDQKIDVFYEPLDVLRYKDITIKFHLIDNLHKAKEEQLKLVALFYTDNNFIDEKVHEKLITSAKKYGDLRERNLNIEEITFTTDSFYTKAFEGVFLLRDLVTPVLIFENEATYKEAIKDTTYDVLMYHISHKEMIDKLISYNVLELDLEEEITKKRYKRIQKFIFSSYLKETAHPVKDILEEEILFKSYLNKIDISSRKKIMGLERFLEKKKISKNANPKDIIDEVVYTALHKPHSSLKPNHQDLIWYLLVNIAPKDMLFLYWYDKEQFYKVFKTLENSTQDWVIETVKSGF comes from the coding sequence ATGCAAAAACTAATAAAAGCCAAATTATACAGAAGCGAGTCTATTTCCGTTAGCGGAAAATTGGTAGAACGCTATAATAAATGTTTAATTAAACTAGGTTTTACAGCTACTAAGTTAACTTCATTTACCATAGACGGAGTAGGTTGGAGTCCGGAAATAGCAGAAGAAAAAGGAGTCTCTTTTTACTTAAATAATGGTGAAGCAAATACGTATGCCATAATTATTACACCAAAGCAAAAAGGATTACCAGTGTATAATCCGTTTAATTCTTTTGACAGAGAATTGATGAAAATGGTGTTTAAAAAACACGAAAAAACCATCAATGATATTACAAGAGATTCGGCAGTTTGTGTAGAATTTGATCAAAAAATAGATGTTTTTTATGAACCTTTAGATGTTTTAAGGTATAAAGACATTACCATAAAATTTCATTTAATTGATAATTTACACAAAGCCAAGGAAGAACAATTAAAGTTGGTAGCTTTATTTTATACTGATAACAACTTTATTGATGAAAAAGTTCATGAAAAACTGATAACATCAGCAAAAAAATATGGAGATTTAAGAGAACGAAATCTAAACATAGAAGAAATAACTTTTACAACAGATTCCTTTTATACAAAAGCTTTTGAAGGTGTTTTTTTATTAAGAGATTTAGTAACTCCGGTGCTTATTTTCGAAAATGAAGCTACGTATAAAGAAGCTATAAAAGACACAACGTATGATGTTTTAATGTATCATATTTCTCATAAAGAAATGATTGATAAATTAATCAGTTATAATGTTTTAGAATTAGATTTAGAAGAAGAAATTACTAAGAAAAGATATAAAAGAATTCAGAAATTTATTTTTTCTTCATATTTAAAAGAAACAGCGCATCCTGTAAAAGATATTTTAGAAGAAGAAATTTTATTTAAAAGCTATTTAAACAAAATTGATATTTCATCAAGAAAAAAAATAATGGGATTAGAGCGATTCTTAGAAAAAAAGAAGATTTCTAAAAATGCAAACCCAAAAGATATTATTGATGAGGTAGTTTACACTGCATTGCACAAACCACATTCATCATTAAAACCGAATCATCAAGATTTAATTTGGTATTTATTGGTTAATATTGCTCCGAAAGATATGTTGTTTCTGTATTGGTATGATAAAGAGCAGTTTTACAAAGTTTTTAAAACTTTAGAAAATTCAACACAAGATTGGGTAATAGAAACAGTTAAGAGTGGGTTTTAG